Proteins encoded by one window of Lathyrus oleraceus cultivar Zhongwan6 chromosome 1, CAAS_Psat_ZW6_1.0, whole genome shotgun sequence:
- the LOC127089339 gene encoding uncharacterized protein LOC127089339, whose protein sequence is MGQIAQPLASNSQTPGTLPSGTVTNPREHNTVNAVITRSGKSTEENNIEKDGLIEVDLEIKETKVQDEETIPPPVEEKEKVPKPVIKLPYPPQQKKKNQHEKNFEKFLEMFKKLEINIPFSEALEQMPIYAKFMKDIISKKQSTDTEPIILTETCSAILQDTRMTLQFVDRSVRRPYGIMEDVLVYDEELKIDVRNTMQYKDDIGTSNTIEIIDQVIAQENDQHRPRSPLNRVLSLSTFESNKDEEESEVLALMEKQPEWIRSRPHWWENLRPPPSDVTEEPKKGVNLKQLPTNLKYVFLDTDEKCPAIINASLQSVQEA, encoded by the exons atggggcagatagcacaaccGTTAGCTTCAAACTCTCAAACCCCGGGCACCTTACCTAGTGGTACGGTGACAAATCCGCGGGAACATAACACTGTGAACGCTGTCATAAcccgaagtggaaagtcaacagAGGAAAATAATATAGAAAAAGATGGATTAATAGAGGTGGATTTAGAAATAAAGGAAACAAAAGTCCAAGATGAAGAAACAATACCACCTCCTGTCGAGGAGAAAGAGAAGGTTCCTAAACCCGTaatcaaactcccttaccctccacaacagaagaagaaaaatcaacatgagaAGAATTTCGAGAAGTTTCTGGAGATGTTCAAAAAACTCGAAATCAATATCCCTTTTTCTGAAGCattggaacaaatgccaatatatgccaagttcatgaaagacataattTCCAAGAAGCAATCCACTGATACGGAACCGATCATCCTGACTGAAACATGCAGTGCcattctccaag atactcgaatgaccCTTCAATTTGTGGATCGTTCTGTTCGGCGACCCTATGGTATTATGGAAGATGTTCTg gtctatgatgaagagttaaagatAGATGTGAGAAATACcatgcaatacaaagatgatatcgGCACAAGCAACACTATAGAGATAATCGACCAAGTAATTGCTCAGGAAAATGACCAGCATAGACCCCGATCACCACTAAACCGGGTCTTAAGCTTGTCCACTTTTGAAAGTAATAAAGATGAAGAAGAATCTGAGGTGCTTGCTCTgatggaaaaacaacctgaatggattagatctagaccacacTGGTGGGAAAATCTAAGACCACCACCATCCGATGTCACTGAAGAACCCAAAAAAGGGGTGAATCTGAAGCAGTTGccaacaaatctgaagtatgtatttctagacacTGACGAAAAATGCCCAGCCATCATTAATGCTAGTCTACAGAGTGTCCAAGAGGCAtaa